A single region of the Thioalkalivibrio nitratireducens DSM 14787 genome encodes:
- the trpA gene encoding tryptophan synthase subunit alpha: protein MSRIAKRFADIRAAGRAALVPYITAGDPAPEVTVPLMHDLVAAGAEMLELGVPFSDPMADGPVIQLACERALAHGTSLRSVLEMVREFRQQDTRTPVILMGYLNPVERMGAEAFAAAAAAAGVDGVLVVDLPPEESGDLTAVLETAGIDPIFLVAPTTSGERVRHVAAAARGFIYYVSLKGVTGSQALDADALGARLDSIRGLTGLPLGVGFGIRDADTAAKVARVADAVVVGSALVRQVEQYPGDPDGFRAAAAATVREMRVAMDAARSANTPASSA, encoded by the coding sequence GTGAGCCGCATTGCCAAGCGTTTTGCCGACATCCGTGCCGCCGGCCGTGCGGCCCTGGTGCCCTACATCACCGCGGGCGATCCCGCACCGGAGGTGACCGTGCCGTTGATGCACGACCTGGTCGCTGCCGGCGCCGAGATGCTCGAGCTGGGGGTCCCGTTCTCCGACCCGATGGCCGATGGGCCGGTGATTCAGCTGGCGTGCGAGCGGGCCCTGGCGCATGGCACCAGCCTGCGCAGCGTGTTGGAAATGGTCCGGGAATTCCGGCAGCAGGATACCCGGACGCCGGTGATCCTGATGGGGTACCTGAATCCGGTGGAACGCATGGGTGCCGAGGCCTTCGCCGCCGCGGCCGCCGCGGCCGGCGTGGACGGCGTGCTGGTGGTCGACCTGCCGCCCGAGGAAAGCGGCGACCTGACTGCTGTGCTGGAAACGGCCGGCATCGATCCCATTTTCCTGGTCGCCCCCACCACCTCCGGCGAGCGGGTGCGGCACGTCGCGGCCGCGGCACGCGGATTCATCTACTATGTGTCCCTGAAGGGCGTGACCGGATCGCAGGCACTGGATGCCGACGCGCTCGGTGCCCGTCTCGATTCGATCCGCGGGCTCACCGGACTGCCGCTGGGCGTGGGCTTCGGGATCCGCGACGCGGACACGGCTGCCAAGGTCGCCCGGGTGGCCGATGCGGTGGTCGTCGGAAGCGCGCTCGTGCGCCAGGTGGAACAGTATCCGGGGGATCCGGATGGCTTCCGCGCTGCCGCGGCGGCGACGGTGCGCGAAATGCGGGTAGCGATGGACGCGGCCCGCTCGGCCAACACACCGGCCAGCAGCGCCTGA
- the accD gene encoding acetyl-CoA carboxylase, carboxyltransferase subunit beta, which yields MSWFEKLMPSRIRTDNASKRTVPEGLWVRCEGCDATLYRPELERNLDVCPKCGHHRRIGARRRLDIFLDENPREEIGMGIEASDVLKFRDSKKYRDRLSAAQKATGEKDALIVMRGELEGAPLVAAAFDFFFMGGSMGSAVGERFVRGVDRALEERIPLVCFSASGGARMQEALFSLMQMAKTSAALARLREARVPFVSVMTDPTMGGVSASLAMLGDLNAAEPKALIGFAGPRVIQQTVRETLPEGFQRSEFLLEHGAIDLIVDRREMRTQLASLLAMLTHHISPAAAATSKPASGPGSEAPEEPADTQAQASEQKGPA from the coding sequence ATGAGCTGGTTCGAGAAGTTGATGCCCTCGCGCATCCGCACCGACAACGCGAGCAAGCGCACGGTGCCGGAGGGCCTGTGGGTCCGCTGTGAGGGCTGCGATGCGACGCTGTACCGGCCCGAGCTGGAACGGAACCTGGACGTCTGCCCGAAATGCGGTCATCACCGCCGTATCGGCGCACGGCGCCGCCTCGATATCTTCCTGGACGAGAATCCGCGGGAGGAGATCGGCATGGGCATCGAGGCGTCGGATGTCCTCAAGTTCCGCGACAGCAAGAAGTACCGTGATCGCCTGTCCGCGGCTCAGAAGGCGACCGGTGAGAAGGATGCGCTGATCGTGATGCGCGGTGAACTCGAGGGGGCCCCGCTGGTGGCGGCGGCTTTCGACTTTTTCTTCATGGGCGGTTCCATGGGTTCCGCGGTGGGGGAGCGTTTCGTGCGGGGGGTCGACCGGGCGCTGGAGGAGCGGATTCCGCTGGTCTGTTTTTCCGCCAGCGGCGGTGCGCGGATGCAGGAAGCGCTGTTCTCGCTGATGCAGATGGCGAAGACCAGCGCGGCGCTGGCGCGGCTGCGCGAGGCCCGGGTGCCGTTCGTGTCGGTGATGACCGACCCGACGATGGGGGGAGTCTCGGCCAGCCTGGCGATGCTCGGGGATCTCAACGCCGCCGAGCCCAAGGCACTGATCGGCTTCGCCGGGCCTCGCGTGATCCAGCAGACGGTGCGGGAGACGCTGCCGGAAGGGTTCCAGCGTTCCGAATTCCTGCTCGAACACGGGGCCATCGATCTGATCGTCGATCGTCGCGAGATGCGCACGCAGCTGGCGTCGCTTCTCGCCATGTTGACGCACCATATCTCGCCGGCGGCGGCCGCGACATCCAAACCCGCGAGCGGCCCAGGATCCGAGGCGCCGGAAGAGCCCGCGGACACGCAGGCGCAGGCGTCCGAGCAGAAGGGGCCGGCCTGA
- a CDS encoding FimV/HubP family polar landmark protein: protein MANMSLGEIDVRSFLNQPLLAQVTADGSTLANEDVEFRLAPEEDHRRAGLVRGALPTDLEISVEGSGTHRIIRLTTQRPVREPYLGVLIEARWRAGRVLREYSLLLDPPVAFAPERSRAPIVPQAYQPAPSDPVRAATHWVRQGDTLLSIVRNHGYFGGSPEQAMLALLDANPHAFIDGDINQLRANVELRMPTQEEVAARSAEAARAEVRRQTQAWRERTAPRSSSPVTTAPPTGAEAIPSAPDERAPESDRVRAHEDASPAVETTLAEGLPAGDMDGMERAVDDRLEILGSLGEPIGAASSQMFEEALLSQQAAMSELREEFVALRTELAQRDRLLNVVSTELAQLESRMRELQEQTGPEFVRTGQPAGDMALRDRILADPLLLMMAATMLLLFLLLLLALFRPVRVRQPAGDAGSPAVPAAARAAGAPGAPERALQEPSETRAGTVAGAALAGAAIGTAATRTPADAPAADRATLGGVPSGEIDVDEGDDDVLADVDLYLAYGMNDQAITALNKAVESGTDTLEYRMRLLDAHAANNDAEAVRQAAADVRARLGPEDGKARAQVAAVEARFFGGQPDAAEHVPEVPDVDDGSGRTGAAEAAGNTAPDFGSVEFDAAEGPSPEMQSDTGQRAGNDEDEAHLLRFDVEGLGDASTRQADEPHAGDEGAGIPALDLPSQEGAEEGDGAASTEAAEGEGNDTSEVGMKLSLAEAFADLGDREGALALLEEIMPAATDRQREQVEAIRQRLGQEGAD from the coding sequence ATGGCGAATATGAGTCTCGGAGAGATCGACGTCCGGTCCTTCCTGAATCAACCGCTGCTGGCGCAGGTCACAGCGGACGGCAGCACATTGGCGAACGAGGACGTCGAGTTCCGCCTAGCGCCTGAGGAGGATCATCGCCGAGCGGGCTTGGTTCGGGGGGCACTTCCGACCGATTTGGAGATATCGGTCGAGGGTTCTGGAACGCACCGGATCATCCGCCTGACGACGCAGCGTCCGGTGCGCGAGCCGTATCTCGGTGTGCTGATCGAGGCGCGCTGGAGAGCCGGGCGGGTGCTGCGTGAATACTCGCTGTTGCTCGATCCGCCTGTAGCCTTTGCGCCGGAGCGTAGCAGGGCCCCGATCGTGCCCCAAGCGTACCAGCCGGCACCTTCAGACCCTGTGCGAGCGGCGACTCACTGGGTTCGGCAGGGGGATACACTGCTATCGATCGTGCGCAATCATGGGTATTTCGGGGGCTCGCCGGAACAGGCGATGCTGGCGCTCCTGGATGCCAATCCCCATGCATTCATCGATGGCGATATCAATCAACTGCGTGCGAACGTCGAGCTGAGAATGCCGACGCAGGAGGAGGTTGCTGCCCGGAGCGCCGAGGCTGCCAGGGCGGAAGTCAGGCGCCAGACCCAGGCGTGGCGCGAGCGAACGGCACCACGCTCGTCGTCGCCCGTAACGACTGCCCCGCCCACCGGAGCTGAAGCTATTCCCTCTGCGCCTGACGAAAGAGCTCCCGAGTCGGATCGGGTTCGCGCGCACGAAGATGCGTCTCCGGCGGTGGAGACGACACTCGCGGAGGGGCTGCCGGCAGGCGACATGGACGGGATGGAGAGGGCCGTTGACGATCGGCTCGAGATCCTCGGCAGTCTCGGCGAGCCGATCGGGGCGGCAAGTTCCCAGATGTTCGAGGAGGCATTGCTTTCCCAGCAGGCGGCCATGAGCGAGTTGCGCGAGGAATTCGTGGCACTGCGTACGGAACTGGCCCAACGGGATCGGTTGCTCAACGTGGTCAGCACCGAACTGGCCCAGCTCGAAAGCCGGATGCGCGAGCTGCAGGAACAAACCGGCCCCGAGTTCGTGCGTACGGGCCAGCCAGCGGGGGACATGGCATTGCGGGATCGGATCCTGGCCGACCCGCTGCTGTTGATGATGGCCGCCACAATGCTCTTGCTGTTCCTGTTGCTGTTGCTGGCCTTGTTCCGCCCGGTGCGGGTCCGGCAGCCGGCAGGCGATGCCGGGAGTCCCGCCGTGCCCGCTGCGGCCCGGGCTGCCGGCGCCCCGGGTGCACCGGAGCGGGCACTGCAGGAGCCGAGCGAGACGCGTGCCGGCACGGTCGCCGGGGCGGCGCTGGCAGGAGCGGCTATTGGCACCGCGGCTACGCGTACGCCGGCGGACGCACCGGCTGCTGACCGGGCCACGCTGGGTGGTGTTCCGTCCGGCGAGATCGACGTGGACGAGGGCGACGACGATGTGCTCGCCGATGTCGATCTCTACCTTGCGTACGGAATGAACGACCAGGCGATCACGGCGCTGAACAAAGCGGTTGAGAGCGGGACCGATACGCTCGAGTACCGGATGCGCCTGCTCGATGCCCACGCCGCGAACAACGACGCCGAAGCGGTACGTCAGGCTGCGGCAGATGTGCGTGCACGGCTCGGACCGGAGGACGGGAAGGCGCGCGCGCAAGTCGCGGCAGTCGAGGCCCGATTCTTCGGCGGGCAGCCCGACGCTGCGGAGCACGTTCCCGAGGTGCCGGATGTTGATGACGGTTCCGGGCGCACCGGCGCTGCGGAGGCGGCAGGGAACACGGCGCCGGATTTCGGTAGCGTGGAGTTCGATGCCGCCGAGGGCCCCAGCCCGGAAATGCAGTCCGATACGGGCCAGCGCGCGGGCAACGACGAGGACGAAGCCCACCTGCTCCGTTTCGACGTTGAGGGACTGGGGGATGCGTCGACCCGGCAGGCGGATGAACCGCATGCTGGGGACGAAGGAGCTGGGATCCCGGCGCTGGATCTGCCGTCACAGGAGGGTGCCGAAGAGGGGGATGGGGCCGCTAGTACCGAGGCCGCCGAGGGCGAGGGGAACGACACCTCCGAGGTCGGCATGAAACTCAGCCTCGCCGAAGCGTTCGCCGATCTGGGTGACCGCGAGGGCGCGCTGGCCCTGCTCGAGGAGATCATGCCCGCGGCGACGGACAGGCAGCGGGAGCAGGTGGAAGCGATCCGGCAACGGCTCGGGCAGGAGGGTGCCGACTGA
- a CDS encoding SPOR domain-containing protein encodes MTTEAPVRYRMVGAVVLIFLAVLLLPWVFDGAGFEAMHDLERPIPERPAFVEPRLSPAAPRAAADGNAMRPPEDAIPAPKPLAPTPARPPSPPPAAAGTLPARPEAAARQPHAPAPVATDRERVGWAVQVGSFGRETNAREQAQRLREAGFTTFVERARPEGREVWRVKVGPLVQRDEALRLRDEIRSKVDVSGIVVAHP; translated from the coding sequence ATGACGACCGAAGCGCCCGTGCGTTACCGGATGGTTGGAGCCGTTGTCCTGATTTTTCTGGCGGTGCTCCTGCTTCCCTGGGTATTTGACGGTGCCGGCTTCGAGGCCATGCATGACCTCGAACGGCCGATCCCCGAACGCCCGGCATTCGTCGAACCCCGCCTGTCGCCGGCAGCTCCGCGCGCCGCAGCAGATGGCAACGCGATGCGTCCACCGGAGGATGCCATCCCCGCGCCGAAGCCGTTGGCACCTACCCCGGCGCGCCCGCCATCGCCTCCCCCCGCCGCTGCCGGTACGCTCCCTGCGCGTCCTGAGGCCGCCGCTCGGCAGCCGCATGCTCCGGCCCCCGTCGCGACAGATCGCGAGCGCGTGGGCTGGGCGGTTCAGGTCGGCAGCTTCGGGCGGGAGACGAATGCACGCGAGCAGGCACAGCGGCTGCGCGAAGCCGGCTTCACGACCTTCGTCGAGCGCGCGAGGCCGGAAGGCCGCGAGGTGTGGCGGGTGAAGGTCGGGCCCCTGGTGCAGCGCGACGAGGCGTTGCGGCTGCGCGACGAGATCCGCTCGAAGGTGGATGTTTCGGGCATCGTCGTCGCCCATCCGTAG
- a CDS encoding bifunctional folylpolyglutamate synthase/dihydrofolate synthase, with protein sequence MRFPTLTDWLAWQETLHPKAIDPGLERLTGVADALRLRSGSVPKTITVAGTNGKGTVATVLAALLRSMGFRVGLYTSPHLLHYNERVNIDGRSATDAELCRAFDIIDSARGPVSLSYFEFGTLAAALLFREAPVDFQILEVGLGGRLDAVNLWDPDVAVITGVDLDHEAWLGSDRESIGREKAGILRPCRPVVLGETDPPRSVLDTARELHATVYRQGADFGLDAAAPGCRWTWLGSGRSLGLGITPGLAGARQRNVATALAALHVLGLQDRLTLESLGTGMAAVPPGRLQRIAGRPEWLLDVAHNGQAARELAAFLQDHPVPGSTVAIVALMADKRRRVIFEAMGSRAGVWIPIRIPGERALDPGILAEELRTLPGAEVVHADTVADAVRAARKCAGPDGRVVVFGSFLTVQAVTECLAIEAPGADTGT encoded by the coding sequence ATGCGCTTTCCCACGCTGACCGACTGGCTGGCCTGGCAGGAAACCCTGCACCCGAAGGCGATCGACCCGGGGCTCGAACGGTTGACCGGCGTGGCCGATGCGCTTCGGCTTCGCAGCGGCTCGGTCCCGAAGACGATCACCGTTGCCGGCACCAACGGCAAGGGAACGGTAGCGACGGTTCTGGCCGCGTTGCTGCGCTCGATGGGGTTCCGCGTCGGACTGTACACCTCGCCGCATCTGCTGCATTACAACGAGCGCGTCAATATCGACGGGCGGTCGGCGACCGACGCCGAGCTCTGCCGGGCCTTCGACATCATCGATTCTGCGCGCGGGCCGGTGTCGCTGAGCTATTTCGAGTTCGGCACGCTCGCTGCGGCGCTGCTGTTCCGGGAGGCTCCGGTGGATTTCCAGATCCTGGAGGTTGGGCTGGGTGGCCGACTCGACGCCGTGAACCTATGGGATCCGGATGTCGCGGTGATCACCGGCGTGGATCTGGACCACGAGGCCTGGCTCGGGTCCGACCGGGAGTCGATCGGCCGCGAAAAGGCTGGGATCCTGCGACCCTGTCGCCCGGTGGTGCTGGGGGAGACCGATCCGCCCCGGAGCGTGCTGGACACCGCGCGCGAACTGCACGCGACAGTGTATCGGCAGGGGGCCGATTTCGGACTCGACGCGGCCGCACCCGGGTGCCGATGGACCTGGCTGGGATCGGGCCGGTCGCTCGGGCTCGGTATCACGCCAGGGTTGGCGGGTGCCCGGCAGCGCAACGTCGCGACGGCGCTGGCAGCCCTGCACGTGCTGGGTCTCCAGGACCGCTTGACGTTGGAGAGCCTGGGGACGGGCATGGCGGCGGTGCCGCCGGGCCGCCTCCAGCGCATTGCCGGCCGTCCGGAATGGCTGTTGGACGTTGCGCACAATGGCCAGGCCGCGCGCGAGCTGGCCGCCTTCCTGCAGGATCACCCGGTGCCCGGTTCGACCGTGGCGATCGTTGCCCTGATGGCGGACAAGCGGCGTCGGGTGATCTTCGAAGCGATGGGGTCCCGGGCTGGCGTCTGGATCCCGATCCGGATCCCGGGAGAGCGTGCGCTCGATCCGGGGATCCTGGCGGAGGAACTTCGAACACTGCCGGGGGCAGAAGTCGTGCACGCGGATACGGTGGCCGATGCGGTTCGTGCCGCGCGGAAATGCGCCGGACCTGACGGGCGTGTGGTGGTGTTCGGCTCGTTCCTGACCGTGCAGGCCGTGACGGAATGCCTGGCGATCGAGGCCCCGGGAGCGGATACGGGAACGTGA
- a CDS encoding CvpA family protein, which produces MNWIDLVFVALIVVSGLISLYRGFVREIFSLATWVVAIWVGIRFAGDLAVLLPEAVHDTTLRLGIAFAALFILVLIVGGIAGVLAMRLVRGSGLTGTDRSLGVVFGLLRGVLIVALLVFLASLTLVPEEPWWQQSRLVPEFERLVAWLVDLLPEGIQERLRDLDTEVEA; this is translated from the coding sequence GTGAACTGGATAGACCTCGTTTTTGTCGCACTCATCGTCGTATCCGGGCTGATCAGCCTGTACCGGGGGTTCGTGCGGGAGATCTTCTCGCTGGCGACCTGGGTCGTGGCGATCTGGGTCGGGATCCGCTTCGCGGGGGATCTGGCCGTGCTCCTGCCGGAGGCCGTCCACGACACGACCCTTCGCCTGGGTATCGCCTTCGCGGCGCTGTTCATCCTGGTGCTGATCGTCGGCGGTATTGCAGGGGTTCTCGCGATGCGGCTGGTTCGTGGCTCAGGCCTGACCGGCACGGACCGCTCCCTCGGGGTGGTGTTCGGACTGCTGCGCGGGGTGCTGATCGTAGCCCTGCTGGTCTTCCTCGCCTCGCTCACGCTGGTGCCGGAAGAACCGTGGTGGCAGCAGAGCCGCCTGGTGCCCGAATTCGAACGCCTCGTTGCATGGCTGGTCGATCTCCTGCCCGAAGGAATTCAGGAACGCCTTCGGGATCTGGACACGGAAGTCGAGGCATGA
- a CDS encoding phosphoribosylanthranilate isomerase, whose amino-acid sequence MRYRIKICGLTDLSQALNAAASGADAIGLVFYSRSRRAVTLEQARAIVSVLPPFVASVALFVDPANADVEAVLKTVHPDFLQFHGDEPARFCESFGVPYLKAVAMAEHADPRPVMDAHPRARGFLLDSHGNGKIGGSGERFDWASIPAALERPWLLAGGLDAGNVGAALAQTDPYGVDVSSGVESAPGQKDAARVREFVQSVRQVERERNETGD is encoded by the coding sequence ATGCGTTACCGGATCAAGATCTGCGGCCTCACGGACCTCTCGCAGGCTCTCAACGCCGCGGCCAGCGGGGCCGATGCGATCGGGCTGGTTTTCTATTCCCGGAGCCGGCGCGCGGTGACGCTGGAACAGGCGCGCGCGATCGTCTCGGTGTTGCCGCCGTTCGTCGCCAGCGTTGCGCTGTTCGTCGATCCCGCGAATGCGGACGTGGAGGCGGTGCTGAAAACAGTGCATCCGGATTTCCTGCAGTTCCACGGGGACGAGCCGGCGCGTTTCTGCGAGTCCTTCGGGGTTCCGTACCTGAAGGCGGTGGCGATGGCGGAGCATGCCGATCCGCGTCCGGTGATGGATGCCCATCCGCGGGCTCGGGGCTTTCTGCTCGACAGTCATGGCAACGGCAAGATCGGGGGGTCCGGGGAGCGTTTCGACTGGGCCTCGATTCCGGCGGCGCTGGAACGGCCCTGGCTGCTCGCGGGCGGCCTCGACGCTGGCAACGTCGGTGCTGCGCTGGCGCAGACCGATCCCTACGGCGTGGATGTGAGTTCCGGCGTCGAGTCGGCGCCCGGACAGAAGGATGCGGCCCGGGTACGGGAATTCGTGCAGTCGGTGAGACAGGTGGAACGTGAGCGAAATGAAACAGGCGATTGA
- the truA gene encoding tRNA pseudouridine(38-40) synthase TruA gives MPGATAEAQRWALGVEYDGSGFVGWQRQKDGASVQAAVEQALGFVAGHPVDLHCAGRTDAGVHATGQVIHFDTTAVRDERNWLLGANAGLPEPVALLWARLVSRNFHARFSAQGRRYRYVIANQSVRPALQARGVAWWRYPLDAERMHEAAQALVGTHDFSSLRAAACQAQSAIKTIHSIRVHRQGRHVVLDVHANAFLHHMVRNIAGVLIPIGQGRREADWVHEIMQARDRRASGMTAPAGGLYLVGVDYDPVHRLPGAGQAPVWPVLPLTFGEGVGRQDPG, from the coding sequence ATGCCCGGGGCCACGGCTGAAGCGCAGCGCTGGGCGCTGGGAGTCGAGTATGACGGCAGCGGGTTCGTCGGCTGGCAACGGCAGAAGGACGGAGCCAGCGTGCAGGCCGCGGTCGAGCAGGCGCTCGGTTTCGTGGCCGGGCACCCGGTGGATCTGCACTGCGCCGGTCGGACCGACGCCGGTGTGCATGCAACGGGCCAGGTGATCCATTTCGATACCACCGCGGTCCGGGACGAACGGAACTGGCTGCTGGGAGCCAACGCGGGTCTGCCGGAGCCGGTTGCGCTGCTCTGGGCACGTCTGGTGTCGCGGAACTTCCATGCCCGGTTCTCGGCCCAGGGCCGTCGCTATCGTTACGTGATTGCGAACCAGTCGGTGCGGCCCGCATTGCAAGCGCGGGGGGTGGCCTGGTGGCGCTATCCGCTGGACGCCGAGCGGATGCACGAGGCCGCCCAGGCCCTGGTGGGCACTCACGATTTCAGTAGCCTGCGGGCGGCTGCCTGCCAGGCCCAGTCGGCGATCAAGACCATCCATTCGATCCGTGTCCACCGCCAGGGGCGGCACGTGGTGCTGGACGTACACGCGAATGCGTTTCTGCATCACATGGTGCGCAACATTGCCGGGGTGCTGATCCCGATCGGCCAGGGGCGGCGCGAGGCAGACTGGGTCCACGAGATCATGCAGGCGCGGGACCGGCGTGCGTCGGGCATGACGGCGCCCGCTGGCGGTCTGTACCTGGTGGGCGTGGATTATGATCCCGTGCATCGTCTGCCCGGTGCCGGGCAGGCACCGGTCTGGCCGGTTCTGCCGCTGACCTTCGGGGAGGGTGTGGGCCGCCAGGATCCGGGCTGA
- a CDS encoding aspartate-semialdehyde dehydrogenase — MSDRKFDVAVVGATGAVGETMLAILAERAFPVGNVHALASERSAGKTVAFGNRELVVEDLATFDFAKVQIGLFSPGASVSAVYAPKAAAAGCVVIDNTSQFRYENDIPLVVPEVNPAAVARYRNRGIIANPNCSTIQMLVALKPIHDAVGIERINVATYQAVSGTGKEAIDELAQQTAALLNGKPVECSVYPKQIAFNVLPHIDAFMDNGYTKEEMKMVWETRKIFEDDAIMVNPTTVRVPVFYGHSEAVHIETRAKISAEAARALLEKAPGIEILDTRGPGGYPTAVTESSGRDGVFVGRIREDISHPRGLDLWVVSDNVRKGAALNTIQIAELLVREYL; from the coding sequence ATGAGTGATAGAAAGTTTGATGTAGCGGTCGTCGGTGCCACTGGCGCGGTGGGCGAAACGATGCTGGCGATCCTGGCCGAGCGCGCATTTCCGGTCGGCAACGTCCATGCGCTGGCAAGCGAGCGTTCGGCAGGCAAGACGGTTGCGTTCGGGAACCGCGAACTCGTGGTGGAGGATCTGGCCACCTTCGATTTCGCGAAGGTGCAGATCGGGCTGTTCTCCCCGGGCGCCTCGGTCTCCGCGGTGTACGCGCCGAAGGCGGCAGCGGCGGGCTGTGTGGTGATCGACAACACTTCGCAGTTTCGCTACGAGAACGACATTCCGCTGGTCGTGCCCGAGGTGAATCCCGCGGCAGTCGCGCGGTACCGGAACCGCGGCATCATTGCCAATCCGAACTGCTCCACCATCCAGATGTTGGTGGCCCTGAAGCCGATCCACGATGCCGTGGGTATCGAGCGGATCAACGTCGCCACCTATCAGGCCGTGTCCGGCACCGGGAAGGAAGCCATCGACGAGCTGGCCCAGCAGACCGCGGCGCTGCTCAATGGCAAGCCGGTCGAATGCAGCGTGTACCCGAAGCAGATCGCGTTCAATGTGCTCCCGCACATCGATGCATTCATGGACAACGGCTATACGAAGGAAGAAATGAAGATGGTCTGGGAAACCCGTAAAATCTTCGAGGATGATGCGATCATGGTGAACCCGACCACCGTTCGCGTACCCGTGTTCTACGGACACTCGGAGGCCGTGCATATCGAAACGCGCGCGAAGATCAGCGCCGAGGCGGCCCGCGCACTGCTCGAGAAAGCACCGGGGATCGAAATTCTGGATACCCGGGGTCCCGGGGGGTATCCGACCGCGGTCACCGAGAGCAGCGGGCGTGACGGCGTGTTCGTGGGGAGGATCCGCGAGGATATCTCGCATCCCCGCGGCCTTGATCTGTGGGTCGTTTCGGACAATGTACGCAAGGGCGCGGCGCTGAATACTATCCAGATAGCCGAATTGCTCGTCCGTGAATACCTTTGA
- the trpB gene encoding tryptophan synthase subunit beta has protein sequence MKQAIDWAAFPDARGHFGPYGGRFVAETLMGALEELQAAYERYLHDPDFLAELDADLAHFVGRPSPLYHAERLSRELGGAQIYLKREDLNHTGAHKVNNTIGQALLAKRLGKNRIIAETGAGQHGVATATVAARLGLECVVYMGAEDIQRQSPNVYRMRLLGAEVVAVQSGSRTLKDALNEAMRDWVTNVDDTFYIIGTVAGPHPYPAMVRDFQSVIGREARAQHLEMTGRLPDALVACVGGGSNAIGLFHPFLADESVALIGVEAAGEGIATGHHSAPLCAGRPGVLHGNRTYLMEDDNGQIIETHSISAGLDYPGVGPEHAWLKDIGRARYVSVTDDEALRAFHRMTRTEGILPALETSHAIAHALDIAPAMRADQSLIINLSGRGDKDLNTIARLEGIDL, from the coding sequence ATGAAACAGGCGATTGACTGGGCGGCCTTTCCGGACGCCCGTGGGCACTTCGGGCCCTACGGCGGCCGGTTCGTGGCCGAGACGCTGATGGGAGCGCTCGAGGAATTGCAGGCGGCCTACGAGCGCTATCTGCACGACCCGGACTTTCTCGCAGAACTCGATGCCGACCTCGCGCACTTCGTCGGCCGTCCGAGCCCGCTCTATCATGCCGAACGCCTTTCGCGGGAACTGGGTGGCGCGCAGATCTACCTGAAGCGCGAGGACCTGAACCATACCGGCGCACACAAGGTGAACAACACCATCGGCCAGGCCTTGCTGGCCAAGCGCCTCGGCAAGAATCGGATTATCGCCGAGACCGGTGCCGGGCAGCACGGCGTGGCCACCGCGACCGTGGCGGCTCGGCTGGGGCTGGAATGCGTGGTCTACATGGGTGCGGAGGATATCCAGCGCCAGTCGCCGAATGTGTACCGGATGCGCCTGCTCGGGGCCGAGGTGGTCGCGGTCCAGTCCGGTTCGCGCACGCTGAAGGATGCGCTGAACGAGGCCATGCGCGACTGGGTGACCAACGTCGACGATACCTTCTACATCATCGGCACCGTCGCCGGGCCGCATCCCTATCCCGCGATGGTGCGCGATTTCCAGTCGGTGATCGGACGTGAGGCCCGGGCCCAGCACCTGGAGATGACCGGCAGGCTGCCCGACGCGCTGGTTGCCTGTGTCGGCGGCGGCTCCAATGCGATCGGTCTGTTTCACCCGTTCCTGGCCGACGAGTCGGTCGCGCTGATCGGGGTCGAGGCCGCGGGCGAGGGGATCGCCACAGGCCATCATTCGGCACCGCTGTGTGCCGGGCGGCCGGGTGTATTGCATGGCAACCGGACCTACCTGATGGAGGACGACAACGGCCAGATCATCGAGACCCATTCGATCTCTGCGGGCCTCGACTACCCGGGTGTCGGGCCTGAGCATGCCTGGCTCAAGGACATCGGGCGCGCCCGCTACGTGTCGGTGACCGACGACGAGGCACTGCGTGCATTCCACCGCATGACCCGTACCGAGGGCATCCTCCCGGCGCTCGAGACGAGTCACGCGATCGCCCATGCGCTGGACATCGCGCCCGCGATGCGTGCCGACCAGAGCCTGATCATCAATCTGTCCGGGCGCGGTGACAAGGATCTGAACACCATCGCCCGCCTCGAAGGAATCGATCTGTGA